The sequence GCGCACCACGATAGAGATGTCAATGCAGCAATAAATATAAAAGTCGCCGGGGGGCAATCGGAGACTCTAAACGGACGCGGAGGGAAGCGTAAGACCAAGGGATTGGCAGCACCTTATGAAGCGTCAACCACCTTTAGTCCTGTTCAATTGAACTTGTTTTAAAGGAATCTCCGCACCTAAAGGTCGGGGAGGGTGTCAACATATAATAGTAGGCGATCGAGTAAACAAGATGGAATCCATCACTCTGGGCAAGACTGGTATCGAAGTAACTATCTTAGGCTTAGGAACTTGGGCTTGGGGGGATAAGCTATTTTGGAACTATGGTAGTCAATATGGAATATCTGACCTTCAAGCTGCCTTTAGTGCAGCCGTTGAAACTGGGATTACTTTTTTTGATACGGCTGAGGTTTATGGTCTAGGAGAATCCGAAAGACTCTTAGGCAATTTTATCAAGAAAACGGAAAAACCCGTCCAGATAGCTACTAAATATGGCCCAGTACCCTGGCGCTACTTATCTAATTCTGTTGAAGCTGCTCTCAACGCCAGTCTTAAAAGACTACAAGTTGAGCAGATAATGCTTTATCAGGTTCATTGGCCTTTTACCTTTTTTATGACTCAGGAAAAGCTAATCAATGCTTTGGCTGATGCTGTACAGTCGGGTAAAATCAAGAGTATAGGAATCAGTAACTATTCAGCGGCTCAGATGATAGAGGTCCAAGCTATTCTGAGTAAAAGAGACATCCCCTTGGCGACGAACCAAGTACAGTATTCTCTCTTACATCGTAAAATTGAGAGTAACGGCATTTGGGAAACCGCTCAAGATTTAGGCATTACCATTTTAGCCTATAGTCCACTAGCCCAAGGTTTACTCACGGGGAAATATACCCCCGAAATGAGCTATCAACCCGATGGAGCGCGTAAGTTCGACGCCAGATTTAGCCCCCGGGGGTTGACTAAAATTACAAGAGTACTGGAGCTTTTGTTCATGTTAGCTCAAAAATACCAAAAAACCCCTGCCCAAATCGCCTTAAACTGGTTAATCTCTCAGAATAATGTTATTCCTATTCCGGGGGTTAAAAATGCCCAGCAAGTTCGAGAAAATGCTGGGGCGGCTATGTGGCGCTGGCGCTTAAGCTTAGAGGATGTGAATCAATTGGAACTGGTTACTCGTCCCTGGCTCTAGCTTGTTTTAGCAGGTCAATCAAGGTATGATGGGCATCTTGAGCATCTACTAGATCGTGGTCGAATTCTATTCTAGTAGTTACTTCTGTTTCTGGAGTTTTTACTAGTAAATTCATGCCTTGACTATCAATGGAGATCATTTTAGCGCTTTCGACGCGGTCTAAGCTAGCCAAAACCTGAGCGTAGAGTTTGACTGCGTCACCGTGATCTTCATTCATGTGTTGACAAATTCGTTGGCTAATGGCGATGGTAATGGTTTCAGACATAGGTTTTTTCATAAAAAAAAGGGTTAACCCACTTTGGTCAACCCATTTTCAGCTTGGGAACGCGCTTAGTAAGTTTTGATTACTGAAGCACTACTTTGACATTGGCATTCTGCAGTCCGCGTTGCTTAACTTCTGATAAAGTTTTGTTAACTGCGTATTTTTGGTTGATAGAGTTGATTAACTCGGTTTGATTGTGTTTTTTAGCAACACCCCAAAGATCAGCGATGAGATCGTAGGTTCCGTCGCTATTGCAAGACCAGCCTAAATCATATTCTCCTTCGAGAAGAGCAACGATGTCAGCACGAACTCGTTGACCATTATAGCCACGGAGATCAGCATCGGTTTTAACGCTGATTCCTAGGTCGCGTAAAGAAGCTTTAAGAATTTCTGCATCGGTGATTTTGGTACGAAGGGTGCTGAAGTGGGACATTGAGATTTCCTCCAATAAAGTAGATAGATGTCAACAACAACGTTTGTTTTTTTTGATACTGCCAGCTTGTAGCTAGCCTTTCTGTCTGTTGGGAACAGTAGAAAGCCTGTTAGAACTCCAGACGCTGATATTCAGCAACGGAGGATGAAGCAGGGCGCGCCCTTTGTCTTGCCCAGTCTCTAAGGGCACTTACCTGCTCAGTCATGGTCCGGGATAGAGGTAGAGTTGCTTTGATTTCCGCGATGATATCTAATTGTGTAAATTCGCGGTCTTGTGCAAAAGCATCGTACATAGCTGCTACGATCGCTTGCTCTATCTCTGCTCCGGAAAACCCATCGGATACCTTGGCTAACTGCTCTAAGTCGAAGCGAGTAATATCAGGGCGACGTTTACCAAGGTGAATACCAAATA comes from Gloeocapsa sp. PCC 73106 and encodes:
- a CDS encoding aldo/keto reductase encodes the protein MESITLGKTGIEVTILGLGTWAWGDKLFWNYGSQYGISDLQAAFSAAVETGITFFDTAEVYGLGESERLLGNFIKKTEKPVQIATKYGPVPWRYLSNSVEAALNASLKRLQVEQIMLYQVHWPFTFFMTQEKLINALADAVQSGKIKSIGISNYSAAQMIEVQAILSKRDIPLATNQVQYSLLHRKIESNGIWETAQDLGITILAYSPLAQGLLTGKYTPEMSYQPDGARKFDARFSPRGLTKITRVLELLFMLAQKYQKTPAQIALNWLISQNNVIPIPGVKNAQQVRENAGAAMWRWRLSLEDVNQLELVTRPWL
- a CDS encoding DUF2470 domain-containing protein, which gives rise to MSETITIAISQRICQHMNEDHGDAVKLYAQVLASLDRVESAKMISIDSQGMNLLVKTPETEVTTRIEFDHDLVDAQDAHHTLIDLLKQARARDE
- a CDS encoding DUF1257 domain-containing protein, with the protein product MSHFSTLRTKITDAEILKASLRDLGISVKTDADLRGYNGQRVRADIVALLEGEYDLGWSCNSDGTYDLIADLWGVAKKHNQTELINSINQKYAVNKTLSEVKQRGLQNANVKVVLQ